A genome region from Actinomycetota bacterium includes the following:
- a CDS encoding GNAT family N-acetyltransferase yields the protein MDPVALAARGESVWHRLGLAALGVGWVEQDGVARRTGPSTPVFLGALSLRAGVPAARIAGAVAGLEGEVAVRDSGGTEDLGPFGFVLQDREPWMLRPPGTFRPPSRLLPGLRVAPCRTPADVELFERTSVEAFTGSTASWVPGAIHPPAASLRVPGLTLLLARLDDQPVGTAIAATDGTVLNVAGVAVVGQARRQGIGAHLTLACLATAPTLPTVLSSSEDGHPVYNALGFRDVGPSALWWRPAVTARPAASRRF from the coding sequence GTGGATCCCGTCGCGCTGGCGGCCCGGGGCGAGTCGGTGTGGCACCGGCTCGGGCTGGCCGCCCTCGGCGTCGGCTGGGTCGAGCAAGACGGGGTGGCCAGGCGCACCGGGCCCAGCACACCGGTGTTCCTGGGCGCGCTGTCCCTGCGGGCCGGCGTGCCGGCGGCCCGGATCGCCGGGGCCGTCGCCGGCCTGGAGGGCGAGGTGGCCGTCCGCGACTCCGGCGGGACCGAGGACCTGGGCCCGTTCGGGTTCGTGCTCCAGGACCGCGAGCCCTGGATGCTGCGCCCTCCCGGCACCTTCCGGCCGCCCAGCCGCCTCCTGCCCGGCCTGCGGGTGGCCCCCTGCCGGACCCCGGCCGACGTCGAGCTGTTCGAGCGCACCAGCGTCGAGGCGTTCACCGGCAGCACGGCGAGCTGGGTCCCCGGCGCCATCCACCCCCCGGCGGCCAGCCTGCGCGTCCCCGGCCTCACCCTGCTCCTGGCCCGCCTGGACGACCAGCCGGTCGGCACCGCCATCGCCGCCACCGACGGCACCGTCCTCAACGTCGCCGGCGTCGCCGTCGTGGGCCAGGCCCGCCGCCAGGGCATCGGCGCCCACCTGACCCTGGCCTGCCTGGCCACCGCCCCGACCCTCCCCACCGTCCTCTCGAGCAGCGAGGACGGCCACCCCGTCTACAACGCCCTGGGCTTCCGCGACGTCGGGCCCAGCGCCCTGTGGTGGCGCCCGGCCGTAACGGCCAGGCCAGCAGCCTCTCGCCGCTTCTGA